Proteins from a genomic interval of Amphiura filiformis chromosome 9, Afil_fr2py, whole genome shotgun sequence:
- the LOC140161020 gene encoding neuropeptides capa receptor-like encodes METNDSSEYGDLNFQVRDSDLECYNKLSNETPIDDPIGYTYRRGEVFLILIAWPLILILGVVGNTAFIYVVFRVERMRTITNRYLANLAVSDVIFLVAAIGSKLVKYASSPFDQDDTYLGAAGCICLYFFTDLSYFASLFFITLTSLDRYVALCRPLDRNSAVNRKSKSLIIVSWIISCAFAASLTPANGNIEAYCHKWPNEKPYNHWPLTIRYCNAVYKWVSSFSTGLQTVPFFVTLIVNSVLYLSIIRELNRSMDFRYGRQQLSISMEQKCRDFRARNQVVKMLVVNGVIFFVCLSPFELMSFSLMVAISNNNRLLIANGDVRRCLFLFARILSYINSAINPLIYTGMCKPYKDAFREAFCGKVKRKRPLVVRTSTLQETDVTGM; translated from the coding sequence ATGGAAACCAATGATTCGTCTGAGTATGGAGATCTCAACTTCCAAGTTCGCGATTCGGACTTGGAATGTTACAACAAACTCAGCAACGAAACACCAATTGACGATCCAATCGGATACACATACCGACGAGGGGAAGTGTTCTTAATACTTATTGCCTGGCCTTTGATACTGATTCTAGGAGTTGTGGGAAACACTGCTTTCATCTATGTTGTATTTCGCGTAGAACGTATGCGAACAATAACCAACCGATATTTAGCCAATTTGGCTGTTTCTGATGTTATCTTCTTGGTAGCCGCTATTGGATCTAAATTAGTCAAATACGCGTCTTCTCCTTTTGATCAAGACGATACTTACCTTGGTGCGGCCGGTTGTATTTGCCTGTACTTTTTTACAGATTTGTCATATTTTGCATCGTTATTTTTCATTACTTTAACTTCACTGGATAGATATGTAGCTTTGTGCAGACCCCTCGACCGTAACAGTGCTGTAAACCGCAAATCCAAATCACTCATTATTGTTTCTTGGATTATCTCTTGCGCTTTCGCAGCCTCACTAACCCCTGCTAATGGCAACATCGAAGCATATTGTCACAAATGGCCAAATGAAAAGCCTTACAATCATTGGCCTCTTACCATACGATATTGCAACGCGGTCTACAAATGGGTGAGTAGCTTCTCTACCGGATTGCAAACAGTGCCGTTTTTTGTAACTCTCATTGTGAATTCTGTATTATACTTATCAATCATTCGAGAACTTAACCGCTCCATGGATTTTCGATACGGAAGACAACAACTTTCAATCTCGATGGAGCAAAAATGTCGTGATTTTCGCGCGCGAAATCAAGTGGTTAAAATGCTTGTTGTGAATGGAGTCATTTTCTTCGTATGCCTTTCTCCGTTTGAACTTATGTCATTTTCTTTAATGGTGGCTATTAGCAATAATAATCGGTTGTTAATAGCAAATGGTGACGTCAGGAggtgtttgtttttatttgcaCGCATACTATCTTATATTAATTCGGCAATCAATCCTTTGATTTACACTGGAATGTGCAAACCGTACAAAGATGCGTTTCGAGAAGCATTCTGCGGAAAAGTAAAACGAAAACGGCCTTTGGTGGTCAGAACATCAACGCTACAAGAAACAGACGTTACTGGAATGTGA